In Thermomicrobiales bacterium, the genomic stretch CGGCGGAGCGGCAGATCGCGGCCCGCCGGATCATCTCGCTGCTCATCGAGCGCGGCGCGATTGGCGCGGTGTCCACGCACGATCTCGATCTCTTGCTCGCCAGTGAGCTCGCCGACTCTGCGCAAGAAGTCCATTTCGCGGAAACCGTCTTCGAACGTGACGGGCAAATGGACATGACCTTCGACTATACCCTTCGCCCCGGTCTGGCCACCACGACCAATGCGCTCAAGCTGATGGAACTGGTTGGTATCCCCCTGCAAGACGCTGCCGGTTCCACGCTTTAGCAAGCGTGTCCCTCACGCCGCATACTGACGCTGCGAACCTTGGTGACAGCGAACATCGTGGAGGGCCCCTGCAATGCGAATTCGTTCAGAGATCCTGGTCAATCGCCGAACGGCCTTGAAGGGCGGGGCTGGAGCCATCGCCATTGGAGCGCTCGGTCATTCCGGCGCATTGGCTCAGGATGCCACGCCAACGCCCTCGATCCCTGATGTGCCCAGCGATTTCAAAGTCGTGCTGCATGCCGCGCAGGAGCAGGACTGGGTCTATGTCCTGTCCAATCTCGACAACCTGACCGCAGAATGGCCGGCGGCGAGTCTGCGGGTCGTGGTGGACGGAAGCTCGGTGTACACGCTTGCCAGTGACAACGACCTGAGCGCGCATTTGGGTGAGCTGACCGAAAAGGGCGTCGAGGTCTACGTCTGTCCGAACGCGCTCAAAGAGCACAAGATCGATATCGGCGAGATTCCATCCTGGGCCAAGACCGATCTCGGCGGAGTCGTTGCCCTGGTC encodes the following:
- a CDS encoding DsrE family protein, whose amino-acid sequence is MRIRSEILVNRRTALKGGAGAIAIGALGHSGALAQDATPTPSIPDVPSDFKVVLHAAQEQDWVYVLSNLDNLTAEWPAASLRVVVDGSSVYTLASDNDLSAHLGELTEKGVEVYVCPNALKEHKIDIGEIPSWAKTDLGGVVALVQAMNQGFRYIKP